The Bacillus sp. BGMRC 2118 genome contains a region encoding:
- a CDS encoding DUF3298 domain-containing protein: MEKRSIMLYPAPVRTAKGTFWGYITKKGEFALQPVFQQAMDFQSNGLAVVEVKGHYGIINEFGHFVVKPSYWSISDFEEGRAIVVNDKGSFVMNEQGKLLTSKPYTYIGTYQESRAIFSVMKDNTTLYGYLDLQGKEVIPANYQTANDFQNKRAIVQLNGTYQLIDPYGTVKQTYTYPFVGMQGEGLLAFKKEDNFEAKYGVMNLAGEVVIPPSYSSFQPFEQGLAVVNVAEDYTNKIGVINKTGEFVIQPIYNDVILLGENRIAVGKAIQKDEPYRGSQYAIATSGGALLTDFEFTHVLPYQRGFASASTPNFTFFINRYGKMVQGLPTLKGSGTLNFEGEVIKAYVDLRTSYYSITGRQIWRQNTIIPLSRKYKVLERKFRPNQNYLVYYPQVEGMRSDIEQKQVNEKLRNLSMSKAPEEELANAEYTADFEIEFFKKQLLVVELHSYIYPFGAAHGMPSKIYPHIDLQTGVFYKLKELFKENSNYVKVISAIIEEQIKTDEQYSYVFPDAYKGISPNQPFYVSEESLFIYFFPYEIGPYAAGFPTFNIPFTQLDSILNKQGSFWKSFH; the protein is encoded by the coding sequence ATGGAGAAAAGAAGTATTATGTTATATCCGGCACCAGTAAGAACTGCAAAAGGTACATTTTGGGGATACATTACTAAAAAAGGTGAGTTTGCACTGCAGCCTGTATTTCAACAGGCTATGGATTTTCAGTCAAACGGACTTGCTGTTGTAGAGGTAAAGGGGCACTATGGCATAATTAATGAGTTTGGCCATTTTGTTGTGAAGCCAAGCTATTGGTCAATATCTGATTTTGAAGAGGGACGTGCCATCGTTGTAAATGATAAAGGGTCCTTTGTGATGAATGAACAAGGTAAATTGCTGACTTCAAAACCGTATACGTATATTGGAACATATCAAGAGTCACGGGCAATCTTTTCCGTTATGAAAGACAACACAACGTTGTATGGATACTTAGACCTCCAAGGAAAGGAAGTAATTCCTGCCAACTACCAAACCGCCAATGATTTTCAGAACAAGAGAGCTATTGTACAGTTGAACGGAACCTATCAGCTGATAGATCCATATGGAACCGTAAAACAAACGTACACCTATCCATTTGTCGGCATGCAAGGTGAAGGTTTACTTGCCTTTAAGAAAGAAGATAATTTTGAAGCAAAATATGGTGTGATGAATCTAGCTGGTGAAGTAGTCATCCCTCCGTCTTACTCCAGTTTTCAACCATTTGAGCAGGGACTTGCGGTTGTAAATGTAGCAGAGGACTATACAAATAAAATAGGTGTAATTAATAAAACAGGTGAATTTGTCATACAACCAATCTATAATGACGTCATTTTATTAGGTGAAAATAGAATTGCAGTTGGTAAAGCTATTCAAAAAGATGAGCCATACCGTGGATCGCAGTATGCTATTGCAACATCAGGAGGGGCTTTGCTTACAGATTTTGAATTTACTCATGTACTACCGTATCAAAGAGGTTTTGCATCAGCCAGTACTCCCAATTTCACATTTTTTATTAACCGATATGGAAAAATGGTGCAGGGGTTGCCCACCCTTAAAGGAAGTGGAACACTCAACTTTGAAGGAGAGGTCATAAAAGCCTACGTTGATCTGCGTACTTCCTATTACTCTATTACAGGAAGACAAATTTGGAGGCAAAATACGATCATCCCTCTTTCTCGAAAATACAAGGTACTAGAAAGAAAGTTCAGACCCAATCAAAACTATCTCGTATATTATCCTCAGGTGGAAGGAATGCGATCAGATATCGAACAAAAGCAAGTAAATGAGAAGCTTCGAAATTTATCGATGTCAAAGGCACCTGAGGAAGAATTAGCTAACGCAGAGTATACAGCTGACTTTGAAATTGAGTTTTTTAAGAAGCAGTTGCTTGTAGTGGAATTACATTCGTATATCTATCCATTTGGTGCGGCACATGGAATGCCATCCAAAATTTATCCTCACATTGATTTGCAAACAGGGGTGTTTTATAAACTAAAGGAATTATTTAAAGAAAATAGCAATTACGTCAAGGTGATAAGTGCCATTATTGAGGAACAAATTAAGACAGATGAACAATATTCGTATGTGTTTCCAGATGCATATAAAGGGATATCGCCAAATCAACCATTTTACGTTTCAGAGGAGTCGCTGTTCATTTACTTCTTTCCATATGAAATTGGTCCTTATGCTGCGGGTTTTCCAACCTTTAACATACCCTTTACACAGCTTGATTCCATTCTCAATAAACAAGGGTCATTTTGGAAGTCCTTTCACTAA
- a CDS encoding EamA family transporter — translation MNQKIAYLSIIIAAVLWGVIGVFVTKLYELGFTPTQVVTIRAVSATLFLLLYILLRNRNLLKIKVSDSKYFVGTGIISFVFFNWCLFNSIQETSISIATILLYTAPAFVTVFSRVLFKESLTAMKVLALCLTLLGCSFVVGLFPANQSAITLYGMLLGLGSGLFYALYTIFGKLALARYDSLTVTLYTFIFAAVAIFPFSSIGNFLSLFTSKEAWVYGIGIGLFSTTLSFILYTKGLTAVESSRASIMATIEPVVASILSFLLFDETLTWIQYVGIFLVIVAVIMVQDLKKGRRNVKREEGITTVI, via the coding sequence GTGAATCAAAAGATTGCATATCTGTCCATCATTATAGCAGCTGTATTATGGGGAGTAATTGGTGTTTTTGTGACAAAGCTATACGAGCTCGGATTCACTCCGACGCAGGTTGTCACGATACGCGCAGTTTCGGCCACACTTTTTTTACTACTATATATCCTCTTAAGAAATCGAAATTTATTAAAAATAAAGGTGAGCGATAGTAAGTATTTTGTTGGAACAGGCATTATTAGTTTTGTATTTTTCAATTGGTGTTTATTTAACTCAATCCAGGAAACATCTATTTCAATTGCGACGATACTACTATACACTGCCCCTGCATTTGTAACAGTTTTTTCAAGAGTCTTATTTAAGGAATCACTCACTGCAATGAAGGTTTTGGCATTGTGCCTGACATTGCTTGGATGTTCCTTCGTCGTAGGACTATTTCCGGCAAATCAGTCTGCAATAACATTATATGGGATGCTTCTTGGTCTGGGATCGGGTCTGTTTTACGCGTTATATACGATTTTTGGGAAACTGGCTTTAGCAAGATACGATTCCTTAACAGTTACTTTATATACGTTTATATTTGCTGCAGTTGCCATATTCCCGTTTAGCAGTATAGGGAATTTTCTTTCGTTATTTACATCAAAAGAAGCTTGGGTTTATGGTATTGGGATTGGACTATTTTCGACGACATTATCTTTTATTCTTTATACAAAAGGCTTAACTGCTGTTGAGTCAAGTAGGGCTTCCATCATGGCTACAATTGAACCTGTAGTTGCTTCTATACTAAGTTTTTTACTATTTGACGAAACGTTAACCTGGATCCAATATGTTGGAATATTCCTCGTGATTGTCGCTGTAATTATGGTTCAGGATTTGAAAAAAGGCAGGAGAAATGTGAAACGTGAAGAAGGAATTACAACGGTTATATAA
- a CDS encoding phosphotransferase, with product MKKELQRLYNINENTLKQVTDGFQNMVYSYESEGTERILRITSKCKRSYEMIEEELRWIQYLSEKGITVANATPSIEGNLIESVQDFYVISFEKAEGGHVQVGDLSEWNTDLFEKWGQLVGKMHQASKSYPYSKNRPVWSIQNPDLYRLEPQGTLKTKYEKLLKELESFHVSDDTFGLIHFDLHQGNFFVQNQTITFFDFDDCSYYWFAYDIAVSYYHAYWQSMSWHREWKTFGKDFLYFFLKGYQRHNILSAEMVKQLPVFLKIRDIFLYQLFQEKWNHNQLLDWQREKLAELLNNIENEVTYPVSTSLLSLEK from the coding sequence GTGAAGAAGGAATTACAACGGTTATATAACATAAATGAAAACACACTAAAACAAGTGACAGATGGCTTTCAAAATATGGTGTATTCCTATGAATCAGAGGGGACTGAGCGAATACTAAGAATAACATCGAAATGTAAAAGAAGTTATGAAATGATTGAAGAGGAGCTGCGGTGGATTCAGTATCTTTCAGAAAAGGGCATAACAGTGGCCAATGCGACTCCGTCTATAGAAGGAAATCTTATAGAATCGGTTCAAGATTTCTATGTCATTTCCTTTGAAAAAGCAGAAGGGGGACATGTGCAGGTTGGAGACTTATCTGAATGGAATACTGACCTGTTTGAGAAATGGGGACAATTGGTTGGGAAAATGCATCAAGCGTCAAAAAGTTATCCGTATTCTAAAAATAGACCAGTCTGGAGTATACAGAACCCAGATTTATATCGATTAGAGCCACAAGGAACCCTTAAAACTAAATATGAAAAGCTGTTAAAAGAACTTGAATCCTTTCATGTTTCAGACGATACGTTTGGTTTAATCCACTTTGACTTACACCAAGGGAATTTCTTTGTGCAAAATCAAACCATCACTTTCTTTGATTTTGATGATTGTTCCTATTACTGGTTTGCCTATGATATTGCCGTTTCGTATTATCATGCCTACTGGCAGTCAATGTCATGGCACAGGGAATGGAAAACGTTTGGGAAGGACTTTTTGTATTTCTTTTTAAAAGGTTACCAAAGGCATAATATACTATCAGCTGAGATGGTAAAGCAATTACCTGTCTTCTTGAAAATTCGAGATATATTTCTCTATCAGTTATTTCAGGAAAAGTGGAACCACAACCAGCTTCTTGACTGGCAAAGAGAAAAGCTGGCTGAACTCCTGAATAACATCGAAAATGAAGTAACGTACCCAGTCTCTACTAGTCTACTTTCCTTAGAAAAGTAG
- a CDS encoding tryptophan-rich sensory protein: MKHLYVNVVAYIVMIAVNIAAETIPINGQTTGEIANRLQVYIQPAGYVFSIWGVIYVLLAIWLAYSFFPSRRSLPIYKETSYLFIASCLLNSLWILVWHYELFLLSVIVMLSLLATLLLLYQKLTILKTREFERIPFSIYLGWIIIASLVNISYYLVYLNVDFVISNQVIWTIVLLFLGFIIAISFRMTYSDKWIPLVFVWAYVGIGIKHFNSLPFLSYVSFGLAIVLFLTTFLRKVD, encoded by the coding sequence ATGAAGCATTTATATGTAAATGTGGTTGCATACATCGTGATGATAGCTGTGAATATAGCTGCTGAAACAATTCCAATTAACGGGCAGACAACTGGAGAAATAGCGAATCGACTCCAAGTCTATATTCAACCTGCAGGCTATGTATTTTCTATTTGGGGAGTAATTTATGTGCTCCTTGCTATTTGGCTAGCATACTCATTTTTCCCTTCTCGCAGAAGTCTACCTATTTACAAAGAAACAAGTTACCTGTTTATTGCAAGTTGCCTATTAAACAGCTTGTGGATTCTCGTTTGGCATTATGAATTATTTCTATTATCGGTCATTGTCATGCTATCACTGCTCGCTACCCTTCTCTTACTCTATCAAAAACTAACAATTTTAAAAACTCGTGAATTTGAACGGATTCCTTTTTCCATCTACTTAGGCTGGATCATCATCGCATCTCTTGTCAACATTAGCTATTACCTTGTATATCTAAATGTGGATTTCGTTATTTCAAATCAAGTTATATGGACAATTGTCTTATTATTTCTCGGATTCATAATAGCTATAAGCTTCAGAATGACTTATTCAGATAAGTGGATTCCACTTGTTTTTGTTTGGGCCTATGTTGGTATTGGGATCAAACATTTTAACAGCCTGCCCTTCCTATCTTATGTGAGCTTTGGATTAGCAATCGTTCTTTTCCTAACTACTTTTCTAAGGAAAGTAGACTAG
- a CDS encoding GNAT family N-acetyltransferase — MIKELVLSNDEKTKELYAMQKASYMVEAELINFYNIPPLMETFEELVHCGEKFLGYIEDGQMAGAVSYTVEDEEVTICRMIVHPEHFRKGIAGKLLTALEEKTRQYNTITVSTGKENLPAKRLYLKHHFTFVQDKEVVSGLSISIFMKQLEK; from the coding sequence ATGATTAAGGAATTAGTTTTAAGTAATGATGAAAAAACAAAGGAACTTTATGCCATGCAAAAGGCTTCTTATATGGTAGAAGCAGAGTTAATCAATTTTTATAACATTCCCCCTCTTATGGAAACATTTGAAGAACTAGTACACTGTGGTGAAAAGTTTCTTGGTTATATTGAAGACGGCCAAATGGCGGGTGCTGTTTCCTATACAGTGGAAGATGAGGAAGTAACCATCTGTAGGATGATTGTACACCCTGAACATTTCCGAAAAGGTATAGCGGGAAAGTTGCTTACTGCACTGGAAGAGAAAACTAGACAGTATAATACGATAACTGTCTCAACCGGTAAGGAAAATTTACCGGCAAAAAGATTGTATTTGAAACATCATTTCACCTTCGTGCAGGATAAGGAAGTTGTTTCAGGATTGTCCATCAGTATATTTATGAAACAATTGGAAAAATAA
- a CDS encoding YvrJ family protein, with protein sequence MEQLLPYISEVGFPIVVTLYLLHRIEAKLIILNESIQRLPVELREELTIVKRPV encoded by the coding sequence ATGGAACAGCTATTGCCATATATTAGCGAAGTGGGGTTTCCAATTGTCGTAACCCTTTACCTGCTACATCGGATTGAGGCGAAGTTAATCATACTAAATGAGTCGATTCAGCGCCTTCCGGTCGAGTTGAGAGAAGAACTAACAATCGTAAAAAGACCAGTGTAG
- a CDS encoding manganese-dependent inorganic pyrophosphatase, with protein sequence MEKVLIFGHKNPDTDSICSALAYADLKTKLGQDVEAVRLGSINAETRYALDYFNAKEPRLVETVSNEVNGVILVDHNERQQSVSDIEKVQVKEVIDHHRIANFETSDPLYFRAEPVGCTATILNKMYKENGVAISKEVAGLMLSAIISDSLLFKSPTCTQEDIDAARELAVVAEVDPEVYGLEMLKAGANLSDKTIADLISLDAKEFEMGTSKVEIAQVNAVDTNDVMSRQTELEDALAVVVTEKNLDLFLLVVTDILTNDSVALAVGNKASAVEEAFGVKLVNNTATLKGVVSRKKQVVPVLTNTLS encoded by the coding sequence ATGGAAAAGGTACTTATTTTTGGACATAAAAATCCGGACACAGATTCAATTTGTTCAGCTCTTGCATATGCAGATTTAAAAACAAAACTTGGACAAGATGTTGAGGCAGTTCGTCTAGGCAGCATCAATGCAGAAACACGCTATGCATTAGACTATTTCAACGCTAAAGAACCACGCTTAGTTGAAACAGTTTCAAATGAAGTAAACGGCGTAATTTTAGTAGACCACAATGAGCGTCAACAAAGTGTTTCTGACATTGAGAAAGTACAAGTTAAAGAAGTAATTGATCACCACCGTATTGCTAATTTTGAAACAAGTGATCCACTATACTTCCGTGCTGAGCCAGTAGGCTGTACAGCGACCATTCTTAATAAAATGTACAAAGAAAACGGAGTAGCTATTTCTAAAGAAGTAGCAGGATTAATGCTATCTGCTATCATCTCTGATTCATTACTTTTCAAATCCCCGACTTGTACACAAGAGGACATCGATGCTGCACGTGAGCTTGCAGTAGTAGCTGAAGTAGATCCGGAAGTTTACGGTCTAGAGATGCTAAAAGCAGGTGCAAATTTATCAGATAAAACAATTGCTGATCTCATTTCTCTCGATGCTAAAGAATTCGAAATGGGTACATCAAAAGTTGAAATTGCTCAAGTAAATGCGGTTGATACAAATGATGTAATGTCTCGTCAAACTGAACTAGAAGATGCATTAGCAGTTGTGGTTACAGAAAAAAACCTTGATTTATTTTTATTAGTTGTAACAGACATCTTAACAAACGACTCAGTGGCACTTGCAGTTGGAAATAAAGCAAGCGCTGTAGAGGAAGCATTTGGAGTGAAATTAGTAAACAATACAGCAACGTTAAAAGGTGTTGTTTCAAGAAAGAAACAAGTTGTTCCAGTTTTAACAAATACATTATCGTAA
- a CDS encoding EAL domain-containing protein, protein MEVFVARQPILDTNEKLYGYELLYRNGKVDFYNHFDGDHATIDVLVNSFITIGVDKVADQKKCFINFTENLLLKGFPTYFPAEYVVVEILENIEPTEEIIQSIKELKKLGYTIALDDFIYEDKYMEFVKLADIIKVEFPKATANHHKKFLSLSREYGFKLLAEKVETRQEFELAHKIGYHLFQGYFFSKPVLIKADDVPVYSHFHFDIIQEINKPVPNIDIVTNLVERDVALSYKLLKVINTAAFAMKRKVTSIKQAIVLLGLTEVRKWVSIISLSSLSKDVPSQAIHLSLTRAKMGEFLSEYIGIQSSELFMLGMFSIIDVLLHRPMEIAIEGLPFPQEMKEALTGEENSYKDILLLMKSLETAEWEDFALYCEKLKINEETALHCYSRAMEWSNYIVEITAAA, encoded by the coding sequence ATGGAGGTTTTTGTAGCTAGGCAACCAATACTTGATACAAATGAAAAACTATACGGCTATGAACTATTATATCGAAATGGAAAAGTTGATTTCTACAATCACTTTGACGGAGACCATGCCACAATTGACGTATTGGTGAACAGCTTCATTACCATTGGAGTCGATAAAGTTGCTGATCAGAAAAAATGTTTTATTAATTTTACAGAAAACCTTTTATTAAAAGGATTTCCCACATACTTTCCAGCTGAATATGTAGTTGTAGAAATACTCGAAAATATAGAACCTACAGAAGAAATTATTCAGTCTATTAAAGAGTTAAAAAAATTAGGCTATACCATTGCATTAGATGATTTTATTTACGAAGACAAATATATGGAATTTGTTAAATTAGCAGACATTATTAAAGTCGAATTTCCAAAAGCAACAGCCAATCATCATAAGAAGTTTCTTTCACTATCTAGAGAGTATGGATTTAAATTATTGGCTGAAAAGGTTGAAACTAGGCAAGAATTTGAATTAGCACATAAAATCGGGTATCATCTCTTCCAAGGTTATTTCTTCAGTAAACCTGTGTTAATAAAAGCAGATGATGTTCCGGTGTATTCACACTTCCACTTTGACATCATTCAGGAAATCAATAAGCCTGTTCCCAATATAGATATCGTTACAAATTTAGTGGAAAGAGATGTTGCGTTATCTTATAAACTATTAAAAGTTATTAATACGGCAGCCTTTGCAATGAAACGGAAAGTCACGTCAATTAAACAGGCTATCGTTTTGTTAGGGTTAACAGAAGTTAGAAAATGGGTCAGCATTATTTCATTATCTAGCTTATCAAAGGATGTTCCGAGTCAAGCCATACACTTATCATTAACACGAGCGAAGATGGGTGAGTTTTTATCAGAATATATAGGTATTCAATCCTCAGAACTATTTATGCTCGGTATGTTTTCCATTATTGATGTGTTATTGCATCGTCCAATGGAAATAGCGATTGAAGGATTACCGTTTCCTCAGGAGATGAAAGAAGCACTAACGGGTGAAGAAAATAGTTATAAAGATATACTGTTACTAATGAAATCGTTGGAAACAGCTGAGTGGGAAGATTTTGCCTTATATTGTGAAAAACTAAAAATAAATGAAGAAACAGCACTGCATTGTTATTCGAGGGCTATGGAATGGTCAAATTATATAGTAGAAATAACTGCTGCTGCCTAA